In Gambusia affinis linkage group LG20, SWU_Gaff_1.0, whole genome shotgun sequence, the genomic window CGCACGCGCACCGCGTACACGAGCGCGCAACTggtggagctggagaaggagttTCACTTCAGCCGCTACCTGTGCAGGCCGCGGCGGGTGGAGATGGCCAGCCTTCTCAACCTGAACGAGAGGCAGATCAagatctggttccagaaccggAGGATGAAGCAGAAGAAGGACCAGAGAGTGCAGGGCCTCGCCGCGACGAGCACCAGCTCCTGCTCCCCTCCGTCCTCCCCCTCCGCCGCGGGCAGCCCCACTCTGGCGAGCCTGGGTTATGTCCATCTGGGTGCTGATTACCAGCCGCCCTCCCCTTCGCTCAAACAGCCCCAGCAGCAGGCGTACCCGGTAGGATACTCCAAATATACAGCCCCGAGCTTCACGCACGACCCGCACTTTCACACGGCGCAGTACAACACGCAGGACAGCCCCGCAGACTCAAACCAGGGACTGGACGGCCACGGCGGGTCGTACTTCTTGCAGGCCTGCACACCTCAGGACAGAATCATGCAAGCTCCAAAACTGACTCATCTCTAGGATTTCTGCACGCAACGCTGATAATTATCcactggttttcaaaataagtatttatttagaattATCATATTCGGATTTATACTTTAAGCATGCTTCCTTTTGCTTCAGTTAGTCCATCTCAAAAAGCTCGAGATGCTTATAAGTACAAGTTGGCATTTAGGCAATTAAAAACTGATCATGTTAAGGTTCCAACCCATTATGCATGGTCTACAAATTACAAGGAGAAACGCTATACTGAATGGCAAATTCTTTGTTACGTTTTAGTTAATTTCTCTTAAGGAGCACCTAAACTCGGGCTTAACTGCAGAGCCCGTTTAGGAGGACTATTCTGCGAAATTCCCACATTATTATAACTCCTAAACAGAGcagaagagggggaaaaaaggctcCGTCTCTGGCTCTTAAACGggcctttgtttcttttatggCTCAAAATGGACCAAACAAGCTGTCAGCGTTTATAAGGAGTCGTGATGGATCACTGAATTCACTGCGCTGACTGTTTCAGGGACCATGCCTCATTCAGCCTCCGTGCTGCAAGtctgacaaacacaaaaatgtagaTTGGGATCCCGGAGCtcagaaaaagcaacaacaaaaaaaaaaatactataagaaataaaacattgcttaaaaaagagaaacaacacaaacagaaaaatacaaagctCTTATTAGTGcattggaaacaaaaataataatatatgtgAAACAAACCATCAGGTACCACATATAAGGTGCGACCAAATTATATtgcattatatttatttacttatttatttattatttgtgttgtatttaatcttattatttttttcagaattattttaattattattaataggATTGTTATTTGCCGGAAAAGTACTGCTATTGTCTAAATTGATTACACCcccttctttttgtttatttcggGAGATGTGGTACAATTCTTTTCTTCTTAGTTTTATCATGATTTATGTTGCGattatttc contains:
- the LOC122823223 gene encoding homeobox protein Hox-B3a-like; translation: MEMQSNIHHHSCSHPHGFFSEPVDGASGFGGSRRPPTHQHAEELPRRSKSQSPNKFTMSKKLFPWMKESRLSNQNPHRGVADCTEKSPCSSQASKRTRTAYTSAQLVELEKEFHFSRYLCRPRRVEMASLLNLNERQIKIWFQNRRMKQKKDQRVQGLAATSTSSCSPPSSPSAAGSPTLASLGYVHLGADYQPPSPSLKQPQQQAYPVGYSKYTAPSFTHDPHFHTAQYNTQDSPADSNQGLDGHGGSYFLQACTPQDRIMQAPKLTHL